One Formosa agariphila KMM 3901 genomic window, TTTTCATGCCAGAAGTTCCATTTTCGCGAATGATTTTTACATGTTTTGCATTCATGTGTGCAGGATTAGGGTCTATGTAATAGATCGGCGTTTTATCCTTAACATAATGCATTAATCCAGCAGCGGGATATACTTGCATAGACGTGCCAATAATGATAAGAATATCGGCAGTTTCGCATTCTTTTACAGCTAAGTCTATCATAGGGACTGCTTCTCCAAACCAAACAATATGGGGTCTAATTTGATATCCATCCTTACATATGTCGCCGATGTTTATATCGTTAGGCCACGATAAAATTTCTTCATTATTAACACTTTTCGCTTTATTTAATTCTCCGTGTAAGTGAATTACTCTTGTACTTCCTGCGCGTTCGTGTAAGTCGTCTACATTTTGAGTGATAATAGTTACTTTATAATCCTGCTCTAAACTTGCTAAATCAAAATGTGCACTATTAGGTTCTACGGCTTTTAATTGTCTTCGACGCTGATTATAAAATTCTAAAACTAATTCAGGATTTTTAGCAAAACCTTCGGGTGTGGCTACTTCCATAACATCATGACCTTCCCACAGGCCATCGCTATCTCTAAAAGTTTTTAATCCACTTTCGGCACTTATTCCAGCACCACTAAGTACAACTATATGTTTCATTAGTTAAAAATAAGAAATCATTTTTATAAATTCGAAGATTCTAACTAGCAAACGAATTTAATGATTGATTTAAAACTTCTTGAACATTTAGAAAACATAATTACACCAGAACGTAAAGCACGATTTGATACAGTTTTACCTCAACGAACGAAGTATTTTACAGTGGCTACAGAAGATGTGTATCAGTTACACAACACCAGCGCAGTGATAAGAAGTTGTGATGTTTTTGGTATACAAGAGGTGAATATTATTGAAGAGAAAAACTCAAAACGCATTGATAGGGAAATTGCTATGGGAGCGCAAAAATGGGTGGACTTAAATCGCTATAATCATGTTAAAGATTGTATAGCAGATTTAAAACAGAAAGGCTATCAAATTGTTGCTACAACACCTCATGAAAACGATTGTGAATTACATGATTTTGATGTTTCTAAACCGTCTTGTTTTTTCTTCGGAAGAGAAACGGAAGGTTTATCGCAGGCGGTTTTAGATGAAGCCGATTCCTTTTTAAAAATTCCTATGGTTGGTTTTACCGAGAGTTTAAATATTTCGGTGTCGGCAGCTATTATTTTACAGCATGTAACTACCAAACTGAAGCGTACAGATATCGATTGGAGATTGTCTGAACAAGAGCAATTGGAAAAACGTATGGATTGGATAAAAAGTACGATTAAAAGTTACGATGACATAGTGGAACACTTTTATAAAAACA contains:
- a CDS encoding SIR2 family NAD-dependent protein deacylase, which gives rise to MKHIVVLSGAGISAESGLKTFRDSDGLWEGHDVMEVATPEGFAKNPELVLEFYNQRRRQLKAVEPNSAHFDLASLEQDYKVTIITQNVDDLHERAGSTRVIHLHGELNKAKSVNNEEILSWPNDINIGDICKDGYQIRPHIVWFGEAVPMIDLAVKECETADILIIIGTSMQVYPAAGLMHYVKDKTPIYYIDPNPAHMNAKHVKIIRENGTSGMKTVLETLSLK
- a CDS encoding TrmH family RNA methyltransferase, whose product is MIDLKLLEHLENIITPERKARFDTVLPQRTKYFTVATEDVYQLHNTSAVIRSCDVFGIQEVNIIEEKNSKRIDREIAMGAQKWVDLNRYNHVKDCIADLKQKGYQIVATTPHENDCELHDFDVSKPSCFFFGRETEGLSQAVLDEADSFLKIPMVGFTESLNISVSAAIILQHVTTKLKRTDIDWRLSEQEQLEKRMDWIKSTIKSYDDIVEHFYKNNQ